Proteins encoded by one window of Brevibacterium atlanticum:
- a CDS encoding MaoC family dehydratase, with protein sequence MAESMLPVYGRALLKTLPIGPRTSPELPERSIDRSVPLEPVAYAGFAHVVRQALGDTVHPGYLHILAFPLSMQLLADPEVPLPMLGMVHIHNRVDILARVHLGDVVDYHLELAGPFEHTKGTTIEVRVDAKVDGRPVMSEVSTYLAKGRKLPGAESKAQVPHAEFDAPQPTALWRLDPIIGQRYAQVSGDYNPIHLNGLAAKGFGFPRQIAHGMYTASRALSAMDPRVDAYRWDVSFAKPILLPGTVGYALTEGQRHEASRSAVFDLKSGKPHVLSQVAYLEKQH encoded by the coding sequence ATGGCCGAGTCGATGCTCCCGGTCTACGGCCGCGCCCTGCTCAAAACCCTGCCCATCGGTCCGCGGACGAGCCCCGAGCTGCCGGAGCGATCCATCGATCGCAGCGTTCCGCTCGAACCGGTCGCCTATGCGGGATTCGCCCATGTGGTCCGGCAGGCTCTCGGTGACACCGTCCATCCCGGATACCTGCACATCCTCGCGTTCCCATTGAGCATGCAGCTCCTCGCCGATCCCGAGGTGCCGCTGCCGATGCTGGGCATGGTCCACATCCACAACCGGGTCGACATACTGGCTCGGGTGCACCTCGGCGACGTGGTGGACTACCATCTCGAACTCGCCGGTCCCTTCGAGCACACGAAGGGCACGACGATCGAGGTCCGCGTCGACGCGAAGGTCGATGGCCGCCCGGTGATGAGCGAGGTCTCCACGTACCTTGCCAAGGGCCGGAAGCTGCCCGGCGCCGAGTCGAAGGCGCAGGTCCCGCATGCGGAGTTCGATGCTCCGCAGCCGACTGCCCTGTGGCGCCTCGACCCGATCATCGGTCAGCGGTATGCGCAGGTCTCAGGCGACTACAATCCGATCCACCTCAACGGCCTCGCGGCCAAAGGGTTCGGCTTCCCCCGACAGATCGCCCACGGCATGTACACCGCTTCCCGGGCACTGTCAGCGATGGATCCGCGCGTGGACGCCTACCGTTGGGATGTGTCGTTCGCGAAGCCGATTCTGCTGCCGGGCACGGTCGGATACGCCCTGACCGAGGGGCAGCGCCATGAGGCATCACGGTCGGCGGTCTTCGACCTCAAGTCGGGGAAGCCGCACGTGCTCTCGCAGGTCGCATACCTGGAGAAACAGCACTGA
- a CDS encoding O-acetylhomoserine aminocarboxypropyltransferase/cysteine synthase family protein codes for MTQAFETRQIHAGQVPDPNTGSRALPIHQTTSFVFNDAAHAASRFALTDVGPVYSRLTNPTNEVVENRIADLEGGVHAVLTASGQSAAFLAITNIAGAGDHIVASSSLYGGTVNLFDVTLRKLGIDTTFVDVDDHEAWKNAIQDNTKLVFGEVVSNPRSDILDIEAIAAIAHEAGVPLIVDNTLASPYLVRPIEHGADVVVHSATKYLGGHGNSVAGVIVDSGNFDYGAQPEKFPGFNEPDVTYNGLVFARDLGADGPFGANVSYGLKARVQGLRDIGPSLSPHSAFLLAQGIETLSLRIERHVENATKVAVYLEGHDQVDRVAYAGLESSPWNGLAKKYLPGGVGSVLAFDIAGGYDAAVAFVDALELHSLVANIGDVRSLVIHPASTTHAQLDEEAQKAAGVNPALVRLSVGIEGIDDIIADLDKGFAAAAAKAQTAA; via the coding sequence ATGACCCAGGCATTCGAAACCCGCCAGATCCATGCCGGACAGGTTCCCGATCCGAACACCGGATCGCGCGCCCTGCCCATTCACCAGACCACCTCGTTCGTATTCAACGACGCCGCGCATGCGGCCAGCCGCTTCGCGCTGACCGACGTCGGCCCCGTCTACAGCCGACTGACGAACCCCACGAACGAGGTCGTGGAGAACCGCATCGCCGACCTGGAAGGCGGAGTCCACGCAGTCCTCACCGCCTCAGGCCAGTCCGCGGCCTTCCTGGCCATCACGAACATCGCCGGAGCCGGAGACCACATCGTGGCCAGCTCCAGCCTCTACGGCGGAACCGTCAACCTCTTCGACGTCACGCTGCGCAAGCTCGGCATCGACACCACCTTCGTCGACGTCGATGACCACGAAGCGTGGAAGAACGCGATCCAGGACAACACCAAACTCGTCTTCGGCGAGGTCGTGTCGAACCCGCGTTCGGACATCCTCGATATCGAAGCGATCGCCGCGATCGCCCACGAGGCCGGTGTCCCGCTGATCGTCGACAACACCCTGGCCAGCCCCTACCTCGTGCGTCCCATCGAGCACGGCGCCGACGTCGTCGTCCACTCGGCCACGAAGTACCTCGGCGGACACGGCAACTCCGTCGCCGGCGTCATCGTCGACAGCGGCAACTTCGACTACGGCGCACAGCCGGAGAAGTTCCCCGGCTTCAACGAACCCGATGTCACCTACAACGGCCTCGTCTTCGCCCGCGACCTCGGCGCCGACGGACCTTTCGGTGCGAACGTGTCCTACGGACTCAAGGCCCGCGTGCAGGGCCTGCGCGACATCGGACCTTCGCTCAGCCCGCACAGCGCCTTCCTGCTCGCCCAGGGCATCGAAACCCTGAGCCTGCGCATCGAACGCCACGTCGAGAACGCCACCAAGGTCGCTGTCTACCTCGAAGGCCACGACCAGGTCGACCGCGTCGCCTATGCGGGCCTCGAATCCAGCCCCTGGAACGGCCTGGCCAAGAAGTACCTGCCGGGCGGCGTGGGCTCGGTGCTCGCATTCGACATCGCCGGCGGCTACGACGCAGCCGTGGCGTTCGTCGACGCCCTGGAGCTGCACTCGCTGGTGGCGAACATCGGCGACGTCCGCTCGCTCGTCATCCACCCGGCCTCGACCACGCATGCGCAGCTCGACGAAGAGGCCCAGAAGGCTGCCGGCGTCAACCCGGCGCTGGTGCGCCTGTCCGTCGGCATCGAAGGCATCGACGACATCATCGCCGACCTCGACAAGGGCTTCGCAGCGGCTGCCGCGAAGGCGCAGACCGCGGCCTGA
- a CDS encoding acyl-CoA dehydrogenase family protein: MKLSLKPQAINDVLDGRWAEGRRRGRELALDSRTHEDPADDLETTRAKTLVGVELMADSGLPLVSLPPELGGKNQHATNVAGFEETVTAAPSLQIKAGVQFGLFGGAILHLGDAEQHKKWLIDAQTGRLLGSFAMTEIGHGSDVASVATTATYDVDAEEFVITTPFRAATKEYIGNAARDARAAVVFAQLITAGVNHGVHAFFVPVRDEAGDPLPGISIEDDGFKGGLKGVDNGRLAFTDVRIPRTNLLNRYGDVSADGTYSSPIDSPGRRFFTMLGTLVQGRVSLDGAAIVASKIALDIAVRYGLERKQFNSVDAIEETTLLSYQQHQRRLMPALAAVYASNFAHDKLLASFEEVFSGADDSEENRAVLETRAAAFKADTTWMALDVIQECREACGGAGFMAENRLVGLRADMDVYATFEGDNTVLLQLAAKRLLGDYAKEFSNLDIGGVARFIGTRAAEHSLYRTGLANAGTAISDVFSGNLSEKRIRSGRLQRTLLENRVESMVASVAQNLRPAMKMSQADAGELFNSTQHELIEMARAYVELEKWKALDEKMKEQTDADQAKVFRRLRDTYGLTLIERHLGWHLMYGRLPMFRARQINDTLNRLCAKLAANALDLVESFGYGDEHRRATIATGVEGKRQAEAADYFRRARAQEDFPVDEKHLRKAEKAAAKAAAKAAAKAGSRSGSKAGV; encoded by the coding sequence ATGAAGCTGTCTCTCAAACCTCAGGCCATCAACGATGTGCTCGACGGCCGCTGGGCCGAGGGCCGACGTCGGGGCCGCGAACTGGCCCTGGATTCCCGGACCCACGAGGATCCCGCCGATGACCTCGAGACCACTCGTGCGAAGACCCTCGTCGGTGTCGAACTCATGGCCGACTCCGGTCTGCCGCTCGTCAGCCTGCCGCCCGAGCTGGGCGGGAAGAACCAGCACGCCACCAACGTCGCGGGCTTCGAGGAGACGGTCACCGCCGCTCCCAGCCTGCAGATCAAGGCCGGAGTGCAGTTCGGCCTCTTCGGCGGAGCGATCCTCCACCTCGGCGATGCCGAACAGCACAAGAAATGGCTGATCGATGCGCAGACCGGCAGACTGCTGGGCTCGTTCGCGATGACGGAGATCGGACACGGATCGGATGTCGCCTCGGTGGCGACGACGGCGACCTATGATGTCGATGCGGAAGAGTTCGTCATCACCACTCCCTTCCGTGCCGCGACCAAGGAATACATCGGCAATGCGGCCCGGGATGCTCGTGCGGCTGTCGTGTTCGCCCAGCTCATCACCGCCGGGGTCAACCACGGGGTGCATGCCTTCTTCGTTCCCGTCCGTGATGAGGCCGGGGACCCGTTGCCGGGGATCTCGATCGAGGACGACGGCTTCAAGGGCGGCCTCAAGGGCGTCGACAACGGACGCCTCGCCTTCACCGACGTGCGCATCCCACGGACCAATCTGCTCAACCGGTATGGCGATGTCAGTGCCGACGGCACCTACTCCTCCCCCATCGACTCACCGGGACGCCGCTTCTTCACCATGCTCGGCACCCTGGTCCAGGGGCGTGTCTCCCTCGACGGCGCCGCGATCGTGGCATCGAAGATCGCTCTCGACATCGCCGTGCGCTACGGACTCGAGCGCAAGCAGTTCAACTCCGTCGATGCGATCGAAGAGACCACTCTGCTCAGCTACCAGCAGCACCAGCGTCGGCTGATGCCCGCTCTCGCCGCCGTCTATGCCTCGAACTTCGCTCATGACAAGCTGCTCGCCTCGTTCGAAGAGGTCTTCTCCGGTGCCGATGACTCCGAGGAGAACCGGGCCGTGCTCGAGACCCGTGCAGCGGCGTTCAAGGCAGATACGACCTGGATGGCGCTCGACGTCATCCAGGAATGCCGCGAGGCCTGCGGTGGCGCCGGCTTCATGGCCGAGAACCGACTGGTCGGACTGCGTGCCGATATGGACGTCTACGCCACCTTCGAAGGCGACAACACGGTCCTCCTCCAGCTGGCGGCCAAGCGCCTGCTCGGCGACTATGCGAAGGAATTCTCCAACCTCGACATCGGCGGCGTCGCCCGTTTCATCGGCACCCGCGCGGCCGAGCACAGCCTCTACCGCACCGGCCTGGCCAATGCCGGCACGGCGATCTCCGATGTCTTCAGCGGCAACCTCAGCGAGAAGCGGATCCGTTCCGGTCGTCTGCAGCGGACTCTGCTGGAGAACCGGGTCGAGTCCATGGTCGCCTCAGTGGCGCAGAACCTGCGTCCGGCGATGAAGATGTCTCAGGCCGATGCCGGTGAGCTGTTCAACTCCACTCAGCACGAACTCATCGAGATGGCTCGCGCCTATGTCGAGCTGGAGAAGTGGAAGGCTCTCGACGAGAAGATGAAGGAGCAGACCGACGCCGATCAGGCCAAGGTGTTCCGCCGCCTGCGTGACACCTACGGTCTCACGCTCATCGAGCGTCATCTGGGCTGGCATCTCATGTACGGGCGTCTGCCGATGTTCCGTGCCCGTCAGATCAACGACACGCTCAACCGTCTGTGCGCGAAGCTGGCCGCGAACGCCCTCGATCTCGTGGAGTCCTTCGGCTACGGCGACGAGCACCGTCGGGCCACCATCGCCACGGGTGTGGAAGGCAAGCGGCAGGCCGAGGCCGCGGACTACTTCCGCCGAGCCCGCGCTCAGGAAGACTTCCCCGTCGATGAGAAGCACCTGCGCAAGGCCGAGAAGGCTGCCGCCAAGGCAGCAGCGAAAGCAGCGGCCAAGGCCGGCAGCAGGTCCGGCAGCAAGGCCGGCGTGTAG
- a CDS encoding acetyl-CoA C-acetyltransferase, with translation MSAPSQRAVILGGNRIPFARSNKQYSKATNLDMLTSAIDGLTARFGLAGERIGEVSGGAVLKHSKDFNLTREAVLGSALAPTTPAFDLGQACATGLEAVVSLNNKINAGQIESGIASGVDSTSDAPIVIDDSMREILLELNRAKTMVQRAKIAAQIRPAYLAPQAPSTGEPRTGLSMGEHQAITTAEWGITRQAQDELAVASHRNLAAAWDSGFFDDLTTSYLGVSRDTNLRGDSSVESLAKLSPVFGKRLAAEATMTAGNSTPLTDGASSVLLGSEDWAAEHGFTPLARLVDAEAAAVDFVDGAEGLLMAPAYAVPRLLARNGLTFDDFDVFEIHEAFASTVLSHLAAWESEEFCREKAGLDSALGSIDRDKLNPLGSSLAAGHPFAATGGRIIATTAKYLKTTGKKRSLVSICAAGGQGLTAIVEAA, from the coding sequence ATGTCCGCTCCCAGTCAACGAGCCGTCATCCTCGGCGGCAACCGCATTCCCTTTGCGCGCTCGAACAAGCAGTACTCGAAGGCGACGAATCTCGATATGCTCACCTCGGCCATCGACGGGCTCACCGCTCGCTTCGGGCTGGCCGGGGAGCGTATCGGCGAAGTCTCCGGAGGTGCGGTCCTCAAGCACTCGAAGGACTTCAACCTCACCCGCGAAGCCGTGCTCGGCTCCGCGCTGGCCCCGACGACTCCGGCCTTCGATCTCGGCCAGGCCTGTGCCACCGGACTCGAAGCCGTCGTGAGCCTGAACAACAAGATCAACGCCGGGCAGATCGAATCCGGCATCGCCTCGGGGGTCGACTCGACCTCCGATGCTCCCATCGTCATCGACGATTCGATGCGAGAGATCCTCCTCGAGCTCAACCGAGCGAAGACGATGGTCCAGCGGGCGAAGATCGCCGCGCAGATCCGTCCCGCTTACCTCGCCCCGCAGGCCCCGAGCACGGGTGAACCGCGCACCGGCCTGAGCATGGGCGAGCATCAGGCGATCACCACCGCCGAATGGGGCATCACCCGCCAGGCACAGGACGAACTCGCCGTGGCCTCGCACCGGAACCTCGCCGCAGCCTGGGACTCCGGGTTCTTCGACGATCTCACCACGTCCTACCTCGGCGTCAGCCGGGACACCAACCTGCGGGGCGACTCGAGCGTGGAGTCCCTGGCCAAGCTCTCACCGGTGTTCGGCAAGCGGCTGGCCGCCGAGGCGACCATGACCGCGGGCAACTCGACACCGCTGACCGATGGTGCCTCCTCGGTGCTGCTCGGCAGCGAGGACTGGGCGGCCGAACACGGGTTCACCCCGCTGGCCCGCCTCGTCGACGCCGAAGCCGCCGCCGTGGACTTCGTCGATGGCGCCGAGGGCCTGCTCATGGCTCCCGCCTACGCTGTGCCGCGTCTGCTCGCCCGCAACGGCCTGACCTTCGATGACTTCGATGTCTTCGAAATCCATGAGGCCTTCGCCTCGACCGTGCTCTCGCACCTGGCGGCGTGGGAGTCCGAGGAGTTCTGCCGCGAGAAGGCCGGCCTCGACTCGGCCCTGGGCAGCATCGACCGCGACAAGCTCAACCCGCTGGGCTCGAGCCTCGCCGCCGGTCACCCCTTCGCGGCCACCGGCGGTCGCATCATCGCCACCACCGCCAAATACCTCAAGACAACCGGCAAGAAGAGGTCACTGGTCTCGATCTGCGCAGCAGGCGGCCAGGGACTCACCGCGATCGTGGAGGCAGCATGA
- a CDS encoding 3-oxoacyl-ACP reductase codes for MKDTYLSLVNGPLKQVAKTLGLPQPVELNRFGSTPASYTNKPVLVLGSGPGAQNLADLLLENGLEVRRNAQSGEKLRAIIAVLDDAKSPADLSPIVLEAGAALRSLAPCGRVITISTAPDAKNQTPELAAAAQGITGFTRSVAHEMRAGATANGILLDGVDLTAPSVAAALWFLLSGKSAYVSGQFLTVSSGAGERLGFDAFMSTGENGPLAGRRAVVTGAARGIGAAIARNLARDGAYVIGVDMPQAGQALAQVTNEIGGKSVQLDITAADAAEKIAEAVGGPVDILVHNAGITRDKMLANMDAGRWDSVIAVNIAAQTMINAHLAEKGLFAEGAQVVSLASTSGIAGNRGQTNYATSKAGVIGLTAASAEEFARRQGSINAVAPGFIETDMTAKMPTLTRQVARRLSSLQQGGQPVDVAEAIGFLASSGARGINGETLRVCGQNMVGA; via the coding sequence ATGAAAGACACCTATCTCTCCCTCGTCAACGGACCGCTGAAGCAGGTGGCGAAGACCCTCGGTCTGCCGCAGCCGGTCGAACTCAACCGCTTCGGCTCCACTCCGGCCAGCTACACGAACAAGCCGGTCCTCGTCCTCGGCAGCGGCCCCGGCGCTCAGAACCTCGCCGACCTGCTGCTGGAGAACGGGCTCGAGGTGCGCCGCAACGCCCAATCCGGTGAGAAGCTGCGGGCGATCATCGCCGTCCTCGACGACGCGAAGTCCCCGGCCGACCTCTCACCGATCGTCCTCGAAGCCGGTGCGGCGCTGCGCTCACTGGCCCCCTGCGGTCGCGTCATCACCATCTCCACCGCACCGGATGCGAAGAACCAGACGCCCGAACTCGCCGCCGCCGCGCAGGGCATCACGGGCTTCACCCGTTCGGTCGCCCACGAGATGCGCGCCGGCGCCACCGCCAACGGCATCCTGCTCGACGGCGTCGACCTCACCGCCCCCTCGGTGGCAGCTGCCCTGTGGTTCCTGCTCTCCGGCAAGTCGGCATATGTGTCCGGCCAGTTCCTCACCGTGTCCTCCGGCGCGGGGGAGCGGCTCGGATTCGACGCCTTCATGTCCACCGGTGAGAACGGACCCCTGGCCGGCCGACGGGCCGTGGTCACGGGTGCCGCCCGCGGAATCGGTGCGGCGATCGCCCGCAACCTCGCCCGCGACGGCGCCTACGTCATCGGCGTCGACATGCCCCAGGCGGGTCAGGCTCTGGCCCAGGTGACGAACGAGATCGGCGGCAAGTCCGTTCAGCTCGACATCACCGCCGCCGATGCCGCAGAGAAGATCGCCGAGGCGGTCGGGGGACCCGTTGACATCCTCGTCCACAATGCCGGCATCACACGCGATAAGATGCTCGCGAACATGGACGCCGGCCGGTGGGACTCGGTCATCGCGGTCAACATCGCCGCACAGACGATGATCAACGCCCACCTGGCGGAGAAAGGCCTCTTCGCCGAGGGCGCTCAGGTCGTGTCGCTGGCCTCGACCTCGGGCATCGCCGGCAACCGCGGACAGACGAACTACGCGACCTCGAAGGCCGGCGTCATCGGACTCACGGCCGCCTCGGCGGAGGAATTCGCCAGACGTCAGGGATCGATCAACGCCGTCGCACCCGGATTCATCGAAACCGACATGACCGCGAAGATGCCGACGCTGACCCGCCAGGTCGCGCGCCGACTCTCCAGCCTGCAGCAGGGCGGTCAGCCCGTCGACGTGGCCGAGGCCATCGGGTTCCTCGCCTCGAGCGGAGCCCGCGGCATCAACGGTGAGACCCTGCGTGTGTGCGGGCAGAACATGGTGGGTGCCTGA
- a CDS encoding TetR/AcrR family transcriptional regulator, producing MKSLTDGRSTRWQKHRDERRRELLRTVRHVVAEHGDDLSMDQISELSGTSKSVLYRYFTDRAGLQAAMGEWAMGVIVRSLDEATSAAAKMRTAGTGRQAAGVDGGTARARESLTSMVRAFVTLAATSPHVYRFCDTAVNRFAPQQTGGFFNSIAELLADRLDLADDRDRLWSAGAIGFVRAATEAWLSNPSRAEEFATDISNWLWASLPANLGVEQ from the coding sequence ATGAAATCGCTCACAGACGGACGCTCGACTCGGTGGCAGAAGCACCGGGATGAGCGTCGTCGCGAACTGCTGCGCACGGTCCGCCATGTCGTCGCCGAACATGGGGACGACCTGTCGATGGACCAGATCTCGGAGCTGTCGGGAACCTCGAAGTCCGTGCTCTACCGATACTTCACCGACCGTGCGGGACTGCAGGCGGCCATGGGTGAATGGGCCATGGGTGTCATCGTCCGCTCACTCGACGAGGCCACCTCGGCCGCGGCGAAGATGCGGACTGCAGGCACAGGGCGGCAGGCGGCAGGCGTCGACGGCGGAACGGCCAGAGCACGGGAATCACTGACATCGATGGTCCGCGCATTCGTCACCCTGGCTGCCACGTCGCCGCACGTCTACCGGTTCTGCGACACCGCTGTGAACCGATTCGCACCCCAACAGACCGGCGGTTTCTTCAACTCGATCGCTGAGCTCCTGGCCGACCGCCTGGACCTCGCCGACGATCGGGACCGCCTGTGGTCGGCCGGAGCCATCGGCTTCGTCCGCGCCGCGACCGAGGCCTGGCTCTCGAACCCCAGCCGTGCCGAGGAGTTCGCCACTGACATCAGCAACTGGCTGTGGGCATCATTGCCCGCCAATCTAGGAGTAGAACAATGA
- the metX gene encoding homoserine O-acetyltransferase MetX — translation MTTQSTSVERILGFGTDSGHTFGTVEIAYETFGTLNADRSNAILIEHALTGDTHVTEWWSGVVGPGEAVDTNEYYVVCANSLGGCSGTTGPQSTFDDGLAYGSRFPAVSIRDMARLEHNLAQILGIESWAAVIGGSMGGARALEFALLDQRKVRKCAVIAAPAFCEADQIAWAMMQERAIELDPDYYAGDYSAVGRFPSQGLGLARQIAHLTYRNDADLNERFSRRMRSENYYEVSSYLDHQAKKLTARFDPHSYLVLTRALRDHDVRRGRSSDLRTALADACTDNLVISVSSDRLFPPEQLEVLAEALPGKVRHEVIDSPVGHDGFLTESTKISTVLAGFLAA, via the coding sequence ATGACCACCCAGAGCACCTCCGTCGAGCGGATTCTGGGCTTCGGCACGGATTCCGGGCATACGTTCGGCACAGTTGAGATCGCCTATGAGACCTTCGGCACTCTCAACGCGGATCGCAGCAATGCGATCCTCATCGAACACGCCCTCACCGGCGACACCCACGTCACCGAATGGTGGTCGGGTGTCGTCGGTCCCGGCGAAGCCGTGGACACGAACGAGTACTACGTGGTGTGTGCGAACTCGCTCGGCGGATGCTCGGGCACGACCGGGCCGCAGTCGACCTTCGACGACGGACTGGCCTACGGCTCACGCTTCCCGGCGGTCTCGATCCGAGACATGGCGAGACTGGAGCACAACCTCGCCCAGATCCTCGGCATCGAGTCCTGGGCGGCGGTCATCGGCGGATCCATGGGTGGAGCACGAGCACTCGAATTCGCTCTGCTCGACCAGCGGAAGGTGCGCAAATGCGCCGTCATCGCAGCACCGGCCTTCTGCGAGGCCGACCAGATCGCGTGGGCGATGATGCAGGAGCGGGCGATCGAACTCGACCCCGACTACTATGCCGGGGACTATTCCGCGGTCGGTCGCTTCCCGTCCCAAGGACTGGGCCTGGCGCGCCAGATCGCCCATCTGACCTACCGCAACGACGCCGATCTCAACGAGCGCTTCTCACGTCGGATGCGTTCGGAGAACTACTACGAGGTCAGCTCCTACCTCGACCATCAGGCGAAGAAGCTCACCGCTCGCTTCGACCCGCACAGCTACCTCGTGCTCACTCGCGCTCTGCGCGATCACGATGTGCGCCGCGGGCGCTCGAGTGACCTGCGCACCGCGCTGGCCGACGCCTGTACGGACAACCTCGTGATCTCCGTGTCCTCGGATCGACTGTTCCCGCCCGAGCAGCTGGAGGTCCTCGCCGAAGCGCTGCCGGGAAAGGTCCGTCACGAAGTCATCGACTCTCCCGTCGGCCACGATGGATTCCTCACCGAGTCGACCAAGATCTCGACTGTGCTCGCAGGCTTCCTCGCCGCCTGA
- a CDS encoding M20/M25/M40 family metallo-hydrolase, with the protein MVDFSAAEAEVTDLCQQLIRIDTQNWGGNKANPELPAAELIASWFAEVDLPSEIVESSPGRANIVARVKGSDPSAPALVVHGHTDVVPAAAEDWSVDPFEGVIKDGLLWGRGAVDMKDMDAMIIASVRAMQRQGLQPRRDLIIAFFADEEAGGNYGARHMVRNRPALFSGATEAISEVGGYSVDIRGQRVYLIQTAEKGLAWLNLIAHGTAGHGSQRNDDNPVTRLASAISRIGSHPWPQDIPSATRQLLEGVSELTGIEFRAETVPQLLAELGSVEKFVAPTLQNTSNPSFLGAGYKHNVIPGTATGYVDCRTLPGQHEDVMLTIKELAGEGVDISPEDEGEALEAPYDTPLVEQMKASLLADDPSAKVLPYTLSGGTDNKSMAELGITGYGFAPLQLTGDLDFPAMFHGVDERVPISALKFGTRVLGDFLLKA; encoded by the coding sequence GTGGTTGATTTCAGCGCCGCCGAAGCCGAGGTCACCGACCTCTGCCAGCAGCTCATCCGCATCGACACGCAGAACTGGGGCGGCAACAAGGCCAACCCCGAGCTGCCGGCCGCCGAACTCATCGCCTCCTGGTTCGCCGAGGTGGACCTGCCTTCCGAGATCGTCGAATCCTCGCCGGGCCGAGCCAATATCGTCGCCCGGGTCAAGGGCAGCGATCCGAGCGCCCCGGCCCTCGTCGTGCACGGCCACACCGACGTCGTCCCCGCCGCGGCCGAGGACTGGAGCGTCGACCCCTTCGAAGGCGTCATCAAGGACGGCCTGCTCTGGGGTCGCGGCGCGGTGGACATGAAGGACATGGACGCGATGATCATCGCGTCGGTGCGGGCGATGCAGCGTCAGGGCCTGCAGCCTCGGCGTGACCTCATCATCGCCTTCTTCGCCGACGAGGAGGCCGGAGGCAACTACGGTGCCCGGCATATGGTCCGCAATCGCCCCGCACTCTTCTCCGGCGCCACCGAAGCGATCTCCGAGGTCGGCGGATACTCCGTCGACATCCGCGGCCAGCGGGTCTACCTCATCCAGACCGCGGAGAAGGGCCTGGCCTGGCTCAACCTCATCGCCCACGGCACCGCCGGTCACGGTTCGCAGCGCAACGACGACAACCCGGTCACCCGCTTGGCCTCAGCGATCTCGCGCATCGGCAGCCATCCGTGGCCGCAGGACATCCCGTCGGCGACCCGCCAGCTGCTCGAAGGCGTCTCCGAGCTGACCGGCATCGAGTTCCGCGCCGAAACGGTCCCGCAGCTGCTGGCCGAGCTCGGCTCCGTTGAGAAGTTCGTGGCCCCGACCCTGCAGAACACCTCGAATCCGTCGTTCCTCGGCGCCGGCTACAAGCACAACGTCATCCCCGGCACGGCGACCGGCTACGTCGACTGCCGCACCCTGCCGGGCCAGCACGAGGACGTCATGCTCACGATCAAGGAGCTCGCGGGGGAGGGAGTCGACATCAGCCCGGAGGACGAGGGCGAAGCCCTCGAGGCCCCCTACGACACTCCTCTGGTCGAGCAAATGAAGGCGAGCCTGCTCGCCGACGATCCTTCTGCGAAGGTGCTTCCGTATACGCTCTCCGGCGGAACGGACAACAAGTCCATGGCCGAGCTCGGCATCACCGGCTACGGCTTCGCACCCCTGCAGCTGACCGGCGATCTCGACTTCCCCGCAATGTTCCACGGCGTGGACGAGCGGGTGCCGATCTCCGCGCTCAAGTTCGGGACGAGGGTCCTCGGGGACTTCCTGCTGAAGGCGTGA